In Cryptomeria japonica chromosome 1, Sugi_1.0, whole genome shotgun sequence, the sequence GTGATTCATGCTTTTTGGGGTGTTTCATCAACATACAAAGGAGTTTGCAGCATATTAACAGTGCATCAAATCTGTTTGACAAAATGACAGCAGTTACAAAGTAAAATCAGACCTACATCAGTCTCTTGTTTCATCTACCAGAGGTATTCTTCATGTTGGGCACTTGAACATATTGTTTATCAATGTTATTTGGTCTCATTTTTCATGTTGCAGTAGTCTGATTTGCTAATCAGAACTTTGTATCAATCGATAACAGCCGTTTATTCCCTCACTTGATGATTTGTAATGCATTTTATATAGACTTCTAGCATTAGTAAAGCTTCCCATTCAATGTTGAACGTCCTACCTATTGGCAAGTAGTCGTTGATGCCATTGGTGTTGTGAGTCTTGGTTTGACTGCCCCATCATAAGAGAGCCTTACGAGTTGACATGCTAAAAGAAGCAGTACAAGATGTTCGCGAGTTATTTGTTGAGCATCACAAGGACCACACAAAGACATGTTACACCATAATATTAAATAAGTGGATGGATAGAAGGAACAATATAATGATCAATTTCCTTGTGGCATCCAAGATTGGCACGATCTTCTTCAAATCTATGTATGCATATGAGAGTGAAATCAGCCGAGATGGGTTTCTTCTTGTTTGCTGTGGTAGTGACTAGGGTTGAGTCAAAATGCATGGTTAAATTTCATGAATAATGCAACTAATTGTGTAGTGGAGGGAAAACTTCTAATAGAGCAATACCCTACATATTTTTGAAGCCCATGTGCAATGTATTGTGTTGATTTAACCAGACATTGGAAAACTTTTATGGGTTACGGCTACAATAGAAAGGGGGAGACCCATCACTAAGTTCTTATGTAATCACACTAGGGTTTTGGTATGGCGGGATTCTTTACTAGGGTAAGAAACTCACTCAACCAAGTGTGCTCCAATTTGCCACTCACTTCATTGCATTGCAAAATTGATGTGCACAATGAACGTCAAAAACATGTATGTTTTATCAAATTAGTCTGAATCCAGCTTTGGCAATCACATGGATGACATCGCCAATGCATGccttgttttttaattgttttggaCAAATGCACATGAGATTGTGCAAATTTACTTGATCAAAATGCTAAGATTAGTTGATGGGGAAAAATCTCCCATGGGTTATTTTTACAAGGCCATAAATAGGACAAAGAAGGCAGCAAGTTATAAAATGTAGAATAACAAGCATGTACACGCCAATATGGGAGATTATTAATGCTAGATGGTTGTTATCTTTGTTGGGCTAATCGCTAGTGGCCCTCTTTGGATTTGGGACATGGACTAACAGCCTCAGGTGGATCCGTTTATCTTTGGCATTTGTATCGGGggttaacaagttgatcttttggcaCAACGGCAAATGTgttccaacaatttgtatcaaagttAGGTCGCGAGTTCAAATCCTCTCATGTGACgctgatgaggagattgttggactAATCGCCAATGTCTCCCTTCAAACACATGGactaacaacctcttgtggatccGTTTATCTCTGGCGTTTGTATTGGGctttaacaggttgatcttttggcgCAACCGCAAACATGTTCCAACAATCTCCACATCGCTAGACATTATCTAAatctaaatattatttaatcaaagaTGCTCAACACAATAACCTTGATGAAATTGATACAAAATAAAAAGGATCAAAGCTGATGAAAAGCTGCTATTTGATGATAAAGATTTAGCCATCTCAAATGAGGCATTTGATGATCATGACCACAACCGAAGGGAGAACCAAGATACAAGGGCATTGGCTTTGCATTCTATAGTCTAGGAGCCTTACAAAActaattaaattttcaaattttgttttgttctctaAAAATTAAGTTATAAGGGGCATGTTGACGTGtttttttgttggaatccaagaacactgagaggggggggcgtgaatcagtgttctaccggaatgatcaattttaaccttattaaaatatgcattcaccaaccggtaaaccggtacatataagattgaaagaagtaaagcaatcaataagccaatcacacaaatgaataccataacatagagaattataggtggaaaacctcaaagaggaaaaaccacggtggaatttatgacccacaatatcaatctattGGCCATgtgaagatatattacaaaatatggggacctgcacttgcaggaaggcttacagcctagagcacactgctcatcacaaaggagtctcactgactacaatcactttgaataagaaaacataaaactgaactcatataatgcatttgctatgcctgattgagttccggTTCAAGCTCTAACTGTtccggttctgaaaccctaaacccttaccggaataacctcttacataatcaacattcctcgcatTACAATTATCTCTCTCACTCATATTCCATCACATCATctaacatatcacaaaatgatctaatcaactaacctatatacccttacaatccttcatgccttatgtcagcttacatagacaattacaaaatgaatatacatgtcggctcaattacacatatacataaatatcaaaatcaattgccgattgtcggatctcccaaatgatgtcggcctcctataccAGTATCCtaatgaagtcatgtcggcctgcaatgctggtacccatagaattcctcctaccggtgaagatacctaccggtgccgatgtcggtgaagtgtttgtcgataaacaaccaaaccaagatatgaaagccggaacatgttgccatcaatgacaacatattgaaaccaatcaaatgagtgtcaattgccaacaatctccccctttggcattgatggcaacactcatgtgaaaaatgatagtgGTTTCCATCTGCCAGTTTCACCCTGagactgctccccttgagctgaatgtCCATTTGTGATCATGATTTGAACAAAATACTCCAGACCTCccgatgtcaagaatatatttttcacctatacctccccctttgacatcaatgccaaaaaaaataccaaaaaccgggacgaagaatgaaagactgtacaaagaatgtcccaaaacaccttaccgaagctgaatatatttgaaaatttccagataggctttctccaaaagctctagataagtatcccaaccggaTTTGAATGTGCTGGAaacagatacaagtccattaagcatgtgagcatatgactctttatccttaagttttgtcggtgtgggcctaccaaccatatcaatactccttatgtacacttaatgagtccaaccagggactcaccaatcctctgagacctttagctctcctaatgattttatccgtatccctctcaagagctgaaacttgagcttccaacaATAAGATctaaccatcaatagatgtagtcaaagaatttgagccatcaaaagaattgataatacctacaatcttctcctgagtatccttaatcctCTTATCTAAATCTGTTGTAAGTAAACCTGTGttgcaacatactctataaatatttgtacattgccttaaagcattatcaatcaactttagTTTATCAATAATCTCTTTCTTCTCcgattcaatcatctgatcaaaagtagctctcttagcttgtgtaaacctctccagtgcCTGTCGGTTAGATATCTggtgtaaagattgaaagtccttagaaatgcgCTCTGTGATTGTtttaagcttgccggatgggcttgctcctttgtcaaatttgcactccgggacaagtctatgcaaaattgggattgattgatcaataactcctttgtccacagatccttccttcatcatcttttgtgcaACTATCATCacgagctcagtagaactcatctcagttaagcTTTTTTGTtctacctgtgaggtgtcaattgacaacaatgatgcgcTCACTACTAGTTCCCTgccggattcctctttcttctcctctgatggtttatcaactttcatagcttcctcttttgcactggtggcttcgccacttggtgcagtatcagttactgttggttcctccttatgaattgtgtcctcaacctgtacattctgatccgaaggactattgtcctcaacatttatAACCTGTACACTCTCTGAATCTGTCAGTATCTCTACATTTGCCGGTATCACCTTTGTGTCATGTACATTAGATTCTACCGGGGGCtttatatccaatatcttaatatctttcaaaattgtagatgaggtacccattatgcctttacctttcccttcaacagGGATGTCTGTAGTGTCAGTTTTAGCCTTCGGTGAAGTGTAGAAACCAGGGTTTTCAGCAAAGAATTggacccatgccttgtgggtctcactAATTGTAtcattaacccttcctaacataagactgactATCCTATGCTTGCTGTGAAAGATTTTTTTGTCTGCAACCTCGAGTGTCCTATCCAACTCCTCTAGAGTAATGGATCCACAAgtagttaacaactcttgaatctttatctGCTTATCCTCCTCGATAGCTGATAATCTTCTACCATCTAGGTTGTCATATAGTTGTGCCgatatttgcttctcaatttccaacaaagctttcttatatatatccaaatataacaaaactgcttcctcaacttctctttgctcatcatcatctaaatgctcataatataattgtacatttttcaacataccattctcaataatttcatctaccaattctgcacaagtcttaggtggaataatagttacattaccgatGCCAATTGCTAGGtttgtgtcatccatcttctttcttcttccagtaccgaATGgtgcagaaggtgtttcctttggagctttTTTCTTTGCCggtaccttgattgtaaccttccttaccggttgcttccttgcttcctccttagattcttcacctttcttccttaataccctcttgaatgctaagggtgtgtcatcttcagttccagagtctgatggaataggctcaataaaaatttcaggctctttcctcttccttcctttttccagagcatccattaatgccttgatgtcctaagatacttgttcaacaaatttgctagccttgccttgttgtttctccctcttcttccagttaaactcagtttgaacctcttgcttcttttgttctgcagtaccaaaggatttctcagcttatcaataggtgcatcaattaacatctttgcataagcatccaaaatctgtgcatcaacttcataacccatctcttcaatccatgtCTTTCGAGGTTTGACtgcttccatcaaggtttcatcctttttaatcatgaagcatatctcggttgagtatttctcaacaatttgctttggaaccctttctctagatttcatagccttctggaatgcctgGAAGTAaccccaaactttatcatctcactgactactcaatgtagcaatagattgtttcaattgtcttcctaccaggatatcaaatgcccattgtctcttcccaaaactgggagtttcattaatgaaaaatagcatcaaacagacaataagatttccataccggaatgttcccttcttctcccctttgatcttccctaggttaattaacaactcatctaacatccatccacagagatctaacttctcattttccctcatgatcttatgtgcAGCATAAATGCAGGGGCTAGAAACAGAATTAAGTCGATTGGATTGAGTAACCTTGTATGCAAtaatcatgctaccgaatctgatatCTCTATCTGTAATGGTGCTAACCCTGATCGATCGCTGGTgagtttgttaacctgatcattagaaatcttCTTCTCTGGACACTGACCAATCTGTGGCAAATCGGTGATGGCTCGAATGGCCTCCTTCGAGATCTTATAAGGTttgtccaaccaaatgaattctccatgcactctgctcaaaacatatcttgtaatctcatcctcaaattcaggaatatccataatgtcggtaaaccctagatcctcaatgtgcttgtactcgggcttgatctttccggagtctcccatcaactcgctcatatacatgctcttgatatcactggtacccaaatcctcaatgtggcagtgaatgtatgttctgacatcttccacatatacaactccttcctgGACACGGGAAAAAGCGCCAACCgagtcatccaaggtggcaatatgcggaCATTGTTTGAAAGTCGGCCTAGGACGATCCTTAACCTCCACAGCactaggatttgcaataaaagtaggtgctaTAACAATAGGATTTGCAATAACAGtagaactcatataatgcatctgctatgcctgattgagttccggttcaagctctgactgttccgattttgaaaccctaaacccttaccggaataacctcttacataatcaacattcctcgcatTACAATTATCTCTCTCACTCATATTACATCACATCATctaacatatcacaaaatgatctaatcaactaacctatatacccttacaatccttcatgccttatgtcggcttacatagataattacaaaatgaatatacatgttggctcaattacatatatacataaatatcaaaatcaattgccgattgcCAGATcttccaaatgatgtcggcctcctataccagtatcctgatgaagtcatgtcggcttGCAATGCCGGCAGCCATAGAATtcctcctaccggtgaagatacctgccagtgtcggtgccaatgaagtgtctgccggtaaacaaccaaaccaagatatgaaagccggaacatgttgccatcaatgataacatattgaaaccaatcaaatgagtgtcaattgttaACATTTTTATGATAGCGCCTattgcctaacacagaataaagttgcccaacGATCACTATACTCTCTCTTTATCAAAATTCaatcgtatgctaagattgcagtaagttcaaacaattgactccaaggtttTGGTTATGCAATGGATGTGACTCAGTAGGCTTGATGTGATTTGCcgataatccaaggggacttacgcacACATGAAGAAGATTAAACAATTTATAACTTTCAAGGAATTCGATTCACGAATGATTTGCCAACGAAAAGCTCCTTTTTAGGATTTTTGGGTTGAAATATGCAAAAAGTAAACAAGAGAGGGTTTAGGAAAGCTATGCTAACTCTAAGAACAAAGATACAATGATTGCTTGGGTGAAACCAACCGCACTTTGCTTCGCCAACTTTGTACAACTACACAAagacggtgcaatcttcaaaggttgtgcaaGAGTTTTTCATATCACCAACGAAAACAATCAAAGAACAATATCCACCCGATGATCGAAGTTAAGTTTCCACATAAAAAGGCTCAGACTAACCTTTAATAACAATTAGCTACTAACAAAGTGTATGAGCAAGGATTTCATTGCAAACAATCTCATCAATCCTGTTCATCTAAGTACTAAAAAACAAATCTACTCTAAGTGAAAAGAGTAAGACAATGCAAGCTACAAAACAGGACCAATGTACACCATCAAAAGAACAATGTATTATAGTTTGTTGCTTCAATCGCTTATCGCAACAATCTCAGACAATCTCTCctcttttacaaatgagggggtcacccctttatataggcttcaagccttggctacatgcaaaaccctaatcaaGGTTTTGTTGTGTATTTTATGCAcatacgaacacagaataaaataccaaagtattttaccctctcttgaacaaaatcacctcagatgctaaatatTTGATCAACTAAGACGATAACAAGGTTTCTACGGTCaattcttgacatgtgggtaactcaatggcttgatgtgatattgttgtttttaGTTGGGGACTTACATAATTGTTCAATTTGGGAATCTTTCATGGATTTGGAATTGGAATAGGCTATGCCGATGACTTAATATTTTGCAATTAAGCTCTTGATCTAATCTAGCAAGGATTTCTAAAAAGGGaacaaaaggaatagggtttaggaattctattctAAAGCCAAGAATGCAAGAAAAGGGTAAATGATTCAATGAAATCCTACTAGGCAAAGTCATCATCAaaatgaacaatttgacacaagcttagtgcaatcatctacaGTGTATTTcatagatgttcaaatcattatcatcaggCATTGATACCATCAAACCAATGCATAATCAATTGATGTATAACAATTGAGGTTAAGTTTGCATAAAATTCTAGTTGACCATGTACAATCAGCAAGAGGTTAATGGTATGGATtagatggattccacacaaatgcattcaacaaattccttcattcaatctaaaatacttgaaagcaaattctaatctaacttggaggcaatgagaaccacaCATGCATTCAACActtcaacaaaatcaccatcaatcgAACAATGACTTGTATTCAAATCTACAACATATAagcgacaattctcaaaaacatctcccttacaaatgagaggcaatggggtttatatagagcctcaaaagaaatgaatggccaagattcattTAAAATCAAGGGGCAAGATCAAGCCAACATAACCCTAAAGTTtctctaattagggtttacatcaaaaggAGAGCCACCAACACGTGACCCAATGGAATGATGCCTAATCATCAAGTAgtgaatcttctagaagattctggCCTGCATTCCTCTCTCTCACAACATATTCTAGAAATCTAGCTAACACTGAAACTAACTCCTCCATGGTAATGCTGGGCAAAGCCTCCTACTGcacatcaatcacatccaatgcatCAGAACAAGCATCCAAAGTATTCTCCCAATCTAGCATAAGCTTCTGCAAATTATGGACATGGAtcaatgttgatgtgttttttgtacatgaccaaacacagaataaaatacctaaaggtaccttatcctctcttgaacaaagtttcccgactgctgaagatctcgccgaaggatcagtcggagtaactccacggttctgatatgtaggttctctacatgtggataagctctttgcggtacgatgtgattttgctgaatcacaaggggacttacttttgACGACCTGAACgtttgatttgctttggatattactggaacgtggaatttcaccggcccttgatttttaaaaaaggaaaaaaggaataagggttggaacgggatctatttctaacgctaagaatgtaagagcaatgaatgatctttgatgaaattctaactcagtcttgctttgacatcctaggatcatctccacaagattagtgcgatcttctgagaaaagctttatgatgtttagatcaccgctacaagcatggacaccgtcaggttgatgcatatcaatgcagaagcgataattgaagttaagcttaagctgactgactccagttgactacgcaaggcaagtctacaatcaacaaactgctagtagtatggatatacgaatttcaccgttgatcatacaaatttcttccattcacctaataacttgaaatcaaatttgagaagtatagagaccatgcaaattgttgaattgacccatagaattcaccatttcttcaatgaaatttacaagtcttttgcaacaatatcttggcaacaatctttgccttctctttctactctactctaactatttcctactctctaactattaactattagctaactattaaccATTAAccattaacccttacaaatgaggagccaaggctttatatagggaGCCATTTACAAACTGacggctctgattgatttagaatcaatcgctaggattacaagatagaaaccctaattagggtttattacaataaacttccttagccaattagaaaattacattccaggagtgaggaccaataggaagcaggggtaggtacaccaaAGTTTGTGTTGCCTccgataaattaggtacattgaatctggacatgctgaggtggaccaatcaagctggaggaatgatgactgggatgccgcCTTGTTTGACGTTTGTGTCTTGGTTGATCCTTCTCCGTCTCTGACGCgatgtacctccttgactcccataTGCTTGATGAGGCCTCCTTACTGTCAAGTCTCCTTTCTCCGGTAGCATACCTTGCTTTGAAGTGTTGGTAAGGTCATTCTTCTTTGTCATCCTGTGGTCTTTATGTGGTAGAATGGAGTCCTTGAGGATAGCTTAGAACTCATTGAACACTTGAAATCTCCCAATACTTTtctcgaacacttgaagtcttcctcCATGCATTTggagtgtccttgatgatgatggactagaataggtcgtccttgtcctggcttgatttTCTTCcgcctgcaaaacaaaccaaaagatgatcaaGTACACATGATGTATTTATCTCAAGATAGCATTccataccttaaatcatcaacaaaaagacattaaaatgaagtttgctcaaaaTTCTCCCCAAGGATAGGCCCTATaaaaatttcactctggaccctttggaagggtcgggagcgaaatttgcattttagctcaaatttcatcatctccttgccttgaacttctcttgacctttgaatcGCTTCCTCCTaaagacatcattgatttgacctcCTAAAAGACCAAAagagaggatttcgctttggaccttggccaaggacatgacctataaggaatttcgctttggaccctttggaagggttaggagcgaaatttgcattttaggacaaaatcttcacattttgtgaccacaacttgctcaaatgcatCTCTAAGGATGCCTTTAACCTCAATCAACACTAGgcttgatgcaaaattggagcaaaatagaggttttaagaatttcgctctggaccctttggaagggtcaggagcgaaattcacattctaggacaaattctatcatttctctattccaaaatgccttccaaggcaagcatacactagtattctctccaccaaggcctgggaatccatctcttgaccttcatcatgagcaaattaggtgaaattgagaatttcgctctggcctctttggaagggtcaggagcgaaattcttgacttgcttgttttccttcaccaaggTCTATCCTTTTCACTCTCTATACTTGGACTCTCATCTTTGGATCCCTCTCCCATACATGGAAGACTtgcttgaccctcaaaatggctagaaaggagaatttcgctaaaaatcatggccagggacagaacctatttaggatttcgctctggaccctttggaagggtcaagagtgaaatccttgtcctagct encodes:
- the LOC131873613 gene encoding uncharacterized protein LOC131873613, whose product is MDALEKGRKRKEPEIFIEPIPSDSGTEDDTPLAFKRVLRKKGEESKEEARKQPVRKVTIKVPAKKKAPKETPSAPFGTGRRKKMDDTNLAIGIGNVTIIPPKTCAELVDEIIENGMLKNVQLYYEHLDDDEQREVEEAVLLYLDIYKKALLEIEKQISAQLYDNLDGRRLSAIEEDKQIKIQELLTTCGSITLEELDRTLEVADKKIFHSKHRIVSLMLGRVNDTISETHKAWVQFFAENPGFYTSPKAKTDTTDIPVEGKGKGIMGTSSTILKDIKILDIKPPVESNVHDTKVIPANVEILTDSESVQVINVEDNSPSDQNVQVEDTIHKEEPTVTDTAPSGEATSAKEEAMKVDKPSEEKKEESGRELVVSASLLSIDTSQVEQKSLTEMSSTELVMIVAQKMMKEGSVDKGVIDQSIPILHRLVPECKFDKGASPSGKLKTITERISKDFQSLHQISNRQALERFTQAKRATFDQMIESEKKEIIDKLKLIDNALRQCTNIYRVCCNTGLLTTDLDKRIKDTQEKIVGIINSFDGSNSLTTSIDG